In Struthio camelus isolate bStrCam1 chromosome 13, bStrCam1.hap1, whole genome shotgun sequence, the following are encoded in one genomic region:
- the PDLIM7 gene encoding PDZ and LIM domain protein 7 isoform X1, with protein MGDVESYKVILDGPAPWGFRLQGGKDFSMPLSISRLTPGGKAAQAGVGVGDWVLSIDGELTSSMTHIEAQNRIRACGDRLCLTLSRTQTALGKQQKDSLPCSEPPKYNFAPSTALNKTARPFGASSPLNPRPGLVTKPVTYVPLAPACTPQHNGCRALTSQHPPRPLSPPGLLPCDPSKLRLIEDTGDWRPRTGTSQSRTFRILARLTGTDCMEDPDDELVNKSSQVSVPDPSPGAAMKTEPGLAPRTPTATSGPASRPPWAVDPSFAERYAPDKTSTVLSKHSQPATPTPMQNRSSIVQAAQQAPEGLGRTPLCYKCNKVIRGRYLVALGHYYHPEEFICCQCRKVLDEGGFFEEKGSIFCPKCYDTRYAPSCAKCKKKITGEVMHALKMTWHVQCFTCAACKTPIRNRAFYMEEGQPYCERDYEKMFGTKCRGCDFKIDAGDRFLEALGFSWHDTCFVCAICQTNLEGKTFYSKKDKPLCKSHAFSHV; from the exons ATGGGCGATGTGGAGTCCTACAAGGTGATCCTGGATGGCCCCGCGCCCTGGGGGTTCAGACTGCAGGGAGGGAAGGATTTCAGCATGCCGCTCTCCATCTCCAGG CTGACTCCGGGCGGGAAGGCGGCCCAGGCTGGCGTGGGAGTGGGCGACTGGGTGCTGAGTATCGACGGGGAGCTCACCAGCTCCATGACACACATCGAGGCCCAGAACAGGATCCGTGCCTGTGGGGACAGGCTCTGCCTCACCCTGAGCAG AACCCAGACCGccctggggaagcagcagaag GACTCACTCCCCTGCTCTGAGCCCCCGAAATATAACTTCGCACCCAGCACCGCCCTCAACAAAACAGCTCGGCCCTTTGGGGCCAGCTCGCCTCTGAACCCGCGGCCCGGGCTGGTGACGAAACCCGTGACGTACGTTCCCCTGGCGCCCGCCTGCACCCCCCAGCACAACGG GTGCAGAGCCTTGACAAGTCA GCACCCCCCGCGGCCGCTGAGCCCCCCGGGCCTCCTGCCCTGTGACCCCAGCAAATTGAGGCTGATAGAGGACACGGGGGACTGGCGGCCCCGCACCGGGACCTCCCAGTCCCGCACCTTCCGCATCCTGGCCCGGCTCACGGGCACGGACTGCA tGGAAGATCCTGATGATGAGCTTGTTAACAAGTCCAG CCAGGTCTCCGTGCCGGACCCGTCCCCGGGAGCAGCAATGAAGACGGAGCCGGGACTGG cccccaggacccccacggCCACCTCCGGCCCTGCCAGCCGCCCGCCCTGGGCTGTGGACCCGTCCTTCGCCGAGCGTTACGCCCCGGACAAGACGAGCACGGTGCTGAGCAAGCACAGCCAGCCGGCCACGCCGACCCCCATGCAGAACCGCAGCTCCATCGTGCAGGCGGCCCAGCAGGCGCCCGAGGGCCTCGGCCGCACGCCGCTCTGCTACAAGTGCAACAAGGTCATCAG gggacgCTACCTGGTGGCACTGGGACACTATTACCACCCGGAGGAGTTCATCTGCTGCCAGTGCAGGAAGGTGCTGGATGAGGGCGGCTTCTTTGAGGAGAAGGGCTCTATCTTCTGCCCCAAGTGCTACGACACGCGCTATGCACCCAGCTGTGCCAAGTGCAAGAAGAAGATCACTGGG GAGGTCATGCACGCACTGAAGATGACCTGGCACGTGCAGTGCTTCACCTGCGCGGCCTGCAAAACGCCCATCCGCAACCGTGCCTTCTACATGGAGGAGGGACAGCCCTACTGCGAGAGAG ACTACGAGAAGATGTTTGGCACCAAGTGCCGTGGCTGCGACTTCAAGATCGATGCTGGGGACCGGTTCCTGGAGGCGTTGGGGTTCAGCTGGCACGACACTTGCTTTGTCTGCGCG ATCTGCCAGACCAACCTGGAAGGGAAGACGTTCTACTCCAAGAAGGACAAGCCGCTGTGCAAGAGCCACGCTTTCTCCCACGTGTGA
- the PDLIM7 gene encoding PDZ and LIM domain protein 7 isoform X4, whose product MGDVESYKVILDGPAPWGFRLQGGKDFSMPLSISRLTPGGKAAQAGVGVGDWVLSIDGELTSSMTHIEAQNRIRACGDRLCLTLSRTQTALGKQQKDSLPCSEPPKYNFAPSTALNKTARPFGASSPLNPRPGLVTKPVTYVPLAPACTPQHNGQVSVPDPSPGAAMKTEPGLAPRTPTATSGPASRPPWAVDPSFAERYAPDKTSTVLSKHSQPATPTPMQNRSSIVQAAQQAPEGLGRTPLCYKCNKVIRGRYLVALGHYYHPEEFICCQCRKVLDEGGFFEEKGSIFCPKCYDTRYAPSCAKCKKKITGEVMHALKMTWHVQCFTCAACKTPIRNRAFYMEEGQPYCERDYEKMFGTKCRGCDFKIDAGDRFLEALGFSWHDTCFVCAICQTNLEGKTFYSKKDKPLCKSHAFSHV is encoded by the exons ATGGGCGATGTGGAGTCCTACAAGGTGATCCTGGATGGCCCCGCGCCCTGGGGGTTCAGACTGCAGGGAGGGAAGGATTTCAGCATGCCGCTCTCCATCTCCAGG CTGACTCCGGGCGGGAAGGCGGCCCAGGCTGGCGTGGGAGTGGGCGACTGGGTGCTGAGTATCGACGGGGAGCTCACCAGCTCCATGACACACATCGAGGCCCAGAACAGGATCCGTGCCTGTGGGGACAGGCTCTGCCTCACCCTGAGCAG AACCCAGACCGccctggggaagcagcagaag GACTCACTCCCCTGCTCTGAGCCCCCGAAATATAACTTCGCACCCAGCACCGCCCTCAACAAAACAGCTCGGCCCTTTGGGGCCAGCTCGCCTCTGAACCCGCGGCCCGGGCTGGTGACGAAACCCGTGACGTACGTTCCCCTGGCGCCCGCCTGCACCCCCCAGCACAACGG CCAGGTCTCCGTGCCGGACCCGTCCCCGGGAGCAGCAATGAAGACGGAGCCGGGACTGG cccccaggacccccacggCCACCTCCGGCCCTGCCAGCCGCCCGCCCTGGGCTGTGGACCCGTCCTTCGCCGAGCGTTACGCCCCGGACAAGACGAGCACGGTGCTGAGCAAGCACAGCCAGCCGGCCACGCCGACCCCCATGCAGAACCGCAGCTCCATCGTGCAGGCGGCCCAGCAGGCGCCCGAGGGCCTCGGCCGCACGCCGCTCTGCTACAAGTGCAACAAGGTCATCAG gggacgCTACCTGGTGGCACTGGGACACTATTACCACCCGGAGGAGTTCATCTGCTGCCAGTGCAGGAAGGTGCTGGATGAGGGCGGCTTCTTTGAGGAGAAGGGCTCTATCTTCTGCCCCAAGTGCTACGACACGCGCTATGCACCCAGCTGTGCCAAGTGCAAGAAGAAGATCACTGGG GAGGTCATGCACGCACTGAAGATGACCTGGCACGTGCAGTGCTTCACCTGCGCGGCCTGCAAAACGCCCATCCGCAACCGTGCCTTCTACATGGAGGAGGGACAGCCCTACTGCGAGAGAG ACTACGAGAAGATGTTTGGCACCAAGTGCCGTGGCTGCGACTTCAAGATCGATGCTGGGGACCGGTTCCTGGAGGCGTTGGGGTTCAGCTGGCACGACACTTGCTTTGTCTGCGCG ATCTGCCAGACCAACCTGGAAGGGAAGACGTTCTACTCCAAGAAGGACAAGCCGCTGTGCAAGAGCCACGCTTTCTCCCACGTGTGA
- the PDLIM7 gene encoding PDZ and LIM domain protein 7 isoform X3 has translation MGDVESYKVILDGPAPWGFRLQGGKDFSMPLSISRLTPGGKAAQAGVGVGDWVLSIDGELTSSMTHIEAQNRIRACGDRLCLTLSRTQTALGKQQKVQSLDKHPPRPLSPPGLLPCDPSKLRLIEDTGDWRPRTGTSQSRTFRILARLTGTDCMEDPDDELVNKSSQVSVPDPSPGAAMKTEPGLAPRTPTATSGPASRPPWAVDPSFAERYAPDKTSTVLSKHSQPATPTPMQNRSSIVQAAQQAPEGLGRTPLCYKCNKVIRGRYLVALGHYYHPEEFICCQCRKVLDEGGFFEEKGSIFCPKCYDTRYAPSCAKCKKKITGEVMHALKMTWHVQCFTCAACKTPIRNRAFYMEEGQPYCERDYEKMFGTKCRGCDFKIDAGDRFLEALGFSWHDTCFVCAICQTNLEGKTFYSKKDKPLCKSHAFSHV, from the exons ATGGGCGATGTGGAGTCCTACAAGGTGATCCTGGATGGCCCCGCGCCCTGGGGGTTCAGACTGCAGGGAGGGAAGGATTTCAGCATGCCGCTCTCCATCTCCAGG CTGACTCCGGGCGGGAAGGCGGCCCAGGCTGGCGTGGGAGTGGGCGACTGGGTGCTGAGTATCGACGGGGAGCTCACCAGCTCCATGACACACATCGAGGCCCAGAACAGGATCCGTGCCTGTGGGGACAGGCTCTGCCTCACCCTGAGCAG AACCCAGACCGccctggggaagcagcagaag GTGCAGAGCCTTGACAA GCACCCCCCGCGGCCGCTGAGCCCCCCGGGCCTCCTGCCCTGTGACCCCAGCAAATTGAGGCTGATAGAGGACACGGGGGACTGGCGGCCCCGCACCGGGACCTCCCAGTCCCGCACCTTCCGCATCCTGGCCCGGCTCACGGGCACGGACTGCA tGGAAGATCCTGATGATGAGCTTGTTAACAAGTCCAG CCAGGTCTCCGTGCCGGACCCGTCCCCGGGAGCAGCAATGAAGACGGAGCCGGGACTGG cccccaggacccccacggCCACCTCCGGCCCTGCCAGCCGCCCGCCCTGGGCTGTGGACCCGTCCTTCGCCGAGCGTTACGCCCCGGACAAGACGAGCACGGTGCTGAGCAAGCACAGCCAGCCGGCCACGCCGACCCCCATGCAGAACCGCAGCTCCATCGTGCAGGCGGCCCAGCAGGCGCCCGAGGGCCTCGGCCGCACGCCGCTCTGCTACAAGTGCAACAAGGTCATCAG gggacgCTACCTGGTGGCACTGGGACACTATTACCACCCGGAGGAGTTCATCTGCTGCCAGTGCAGGAAGGTGCTGGATGAGGGCGGCTTCTTTGAGGAGAAGGGCTCTATCTTCTGCCCCAAGTGCTACGACACGCGCTATGCACCCAGCTGTGCCAAGTGCAAGAAGAAGATCACTGGG GAGGTCATGCACGCACTGAAGATGACCTGGCACGTGCAGTGCTTCACCTGCGCGGCCTGCAAAACGCCCATCCGCAACCGTGCCTTCTACATGGAGGAGGGACAGCCCTACTGCGAGAGAG ACTACGAGAAGATGTTTGGCACCAAGTGCCGTGGCTGCGACTTCAAGATCGATGCTGGGGACCGGTTCCTGGAGGCGTTGGGGTTCAGCTGGCACGACACTTGCTTTGTCTGCGCG ATCTGCCAGACCAACCTGGAAGGGAAGACGTTCTACTCCAAGAAGGACAAGCCGCTGTGCAAGAGCCACGCTTTCTCCCACGTGTGA
- the PDLIM7 gene encoding PDZ and LIM domain protein 7 isoform X2, which produces MGDVESYKVILDGPAPWGFRLQGGKDFSMPLSISRLTPGGKAAQAGVGVGDWVLSIDGELTSSMTHIEAQNRIRACGDRLCLTLSRTQTALGKQQKDSLPCSEPPKYNFAPSTALNKTARPFGASSPLNPRPGLVTKPVTYVPLAPACTPQHNGHPPRPLSPPGLLPCDPSKLRLIEDTGDWRPRTGTSQSRTFRILARLTGTDCMEDPDDELVNKSSQVSVPDPSPGAAMKTEPGLAPRTPTATSGPASRPPWAVDPSFAERYAPDKTSTVLSKHSQPATPTPMQNRSSIVQAAQQAPEGLGRTPLCYKCNKVIRGRYLVALGHYYHPEEFICCQCRKVLDEGGFFEEKGSIFCPKCYDTRYAPSCAKCKKKITGEVMHALKMTWHVQCFTCAACKTPIRNRAFYMEEGQPYCERDYEKMFGTKCRGCDFKIDAGDRFLEALGFSWHDTCFVCAICQTNLEGKTFYSKKDKPLCKSHAFSHV; this is translated from the exons ATGGGCGATGTGGAGTCCTACAAGGTGATCCTGGATGGCCCCGCGCCCTGGGGGTTCAGACTGCAGGGAGGGAAGGATTTCAGCATGCCGCTCTCCATCTCCAGG CTGACTCCGGGCGGGAAGGCGGCCCAGGCTGGCGTGGGAGTGGGCGACTGGGTGCTGAGTATCGACGGGGAGCTCACCAGCTCCATGACACACATCGAGGCCCAGAACAGGATCCGTGCCTGTGGGGACAGGCTCTGCCTCACCCTGAGCAG AACCCAGACCGccctggggaagcagcagaag GACTCACTCCCCTGCTCTGAGCCCCCGAAATATAACTTCGCACCCAGCACCGCCCTCAACAAAACAGCTCGGCCCTTTGGGGCCAGCTCGCCTCTGAACCCGCGGCCCGGGCTGGTGACGAAACCCGTGACGTACGTTCCCCTGGCGCCCGCCTGCACCCCCCAGCACAACGG GCACCCCCCGCGGCCGCTGAGCCCCCCGGGCCTCCTGCCCTGTGACCCCAGCAAATTGAGGCTGATAGAGGACACGGGGGACTGGCGGCCCCGCACCGGGACCTCCCAGTCCCGCACCTTCCGCATCCTGGCCCGGCTCACGGGCACGGACTGCA tGGAAGATCCTGATGATGAGCTTGTTAACAAGTCCAG CCAGGTCTCCGTGCCGGACCCGTCCCCGGGAGCAGCAATGAAGACGGAGCCGGGACTGG cccccaggacccccacggCCACCTCCGGCCCTGCCAGCCGCCCGCCCTGGGCTGTGGACCCGTCCTTCGCCGAGCGTTACGCCCCGGACAAGACGAGCACGGTGCTGAGCAAGCACAGCCAGCCGGCCACGCCGACCCCCATGCAGAACCGCAGCTCCATCGTGCAGGCGGCCCAGCAGGCGCCCGAGGGCCTCGGCCGCACGCCGCTCTGCTACAAGTGCAACAAGGTCATCAG gggacgCTACCTGGTGGCACTGGGACACTATTACCACCCGGAGGAGTTCATCTGCTGCCAGTGCAGGAAGGTGCTGGATGAGGGCGGCTTCTTTGAGGAGAAGGGCTCTATCTTCTGCCCCAAGTGCTACGACACGCGCTATGCACCCAGCTGTGCCAAGTGCAAGAAGAAGATCACTGGG GAGGTCATGCACGCACTGAAGATGACCTGGCACGTGCAGTGCTTCACCTGCGCGGCCTGCAAAACGCCCATCCGCAACCGTGCCTTCTACATGGAGGAGGGACAGCCCTACTGCGAGAGAG ACTACGAGAAGATGTTTGGCACCAAGTGCCGTGGCTGCGACTTCAAGATCGATGCTGGGGACCGGTTCCTGGAGGCGTTGGGGTTCAGCTGGCACGACACTTGCTTTGTCTGCGCG ATCTGCCAGACCAACCTGGAAGGGAAGACGTTCTACTCCAAGAAGGACAAGCCGCTGTGCAAGAGCCACGCTTTCTCCCACGTGTGA
- the DOK3 gene encoding docking protein 3 yields MERPVKDGILYVQHSKFGKRFWRKMRAQLFAASPSGVARMEKFDVRDDGTVLEKSSLRRCARRVIRLSDCVSVGPVSTDSCPKATAAFYLNTTEKSYVLAAEQRDEWISQLCQLAFQGAKEVPQSSARTQPGSDVHMEENSLYSSWQDLTEFLVLVLRTDAAARCGLHGHYLLAALPQSLTLKDPQSRQPLLTWPYSFLRKFGQDQTVFSFEAGRRSDSGEGTFTFSTPRAPELCRAVATAIACQQQDKDAPETRIPIPGTEPQPRGPASEEPQPGPAAGRVQPSSQPSSQPALGLLRFPTSEPDGTGPIIYASIARGQQPLFGLGQPGPSEPWAAGKPAAEHLYENIFAAQLGRTEEEEEEHEEGQWELGCRQAPEGHSGEAGPIYDNREAVAAAWGGPQPPGPPEQRWGPAGRCAHEEPPGRPGPKPQGNLKAKLVRLLSREAPAAGQRDWL; encoded by the exons ATGGAGAGACCTGTGAAGGATGGGATCCTCTATGTGCAACACAGCAAATTTGGAAAG AGGTTCTGGAGGAAGATGCGAGCGCAGCTCTTTGCTGCCAGCCCGTCCGGCGTGGCCCGGATGGAGAAGTTTGATGTGCGGGATGACGGCACGGTGCTGGAGAAGTCCTCCCTGCGGAGGTGCGCCCGCCGGGTGATCCGCCTCTCGGACTGCGTCTCCGTGGGGCCCGTCAGCACTGACAGCTGCCCCAAAGCCACCGCTGCCTTCTACCTcaacaccacggagaagagctaTGTGCTGGCGGCCGAGCAGCGGGACGAGTGGATctctcagctctgccagctggCTTTCCAG GGTGCAAAGGAGGTGCCACAGAGCAGCGCCAGGACCCAGCCCGGCTCCGACGTCCACATGGAGGAGAACTCCCTCTACTCCTCGTGGCAGGACC TGACAGAGTTCCTGGTGCTGGTGCTCAGGACGGACGCAGCCGCCCGCTGCGGCCTGCACGGGCACTACCTGCTCGCAGCTCTCCCCCAGAGCCTGACGCTGAAGGACCCGCAGTCCCGCCAGCCCCTGCTCACCTGGCCCTACTCCTTCCTCCGCAAGTTTGGCCAGGACCAG ACAGTCTTCTCCTTCGAGGCCGGCCGCCGCAGCGACTCTGGCGAGGGCACCTTCACCTTCAGCACCCCgcgggccccggagctctgccggGCCGTGGCCACCGCCATCGCctgccagcagcaggacaaggatGCCCCGGAGACCCGGATCCCCATCCCGGGCAccgagccccagccccggggaccCGCCTCTGAGGAACCGCAGCCTGGGCCAGCCGCAGGGAGGGTgcagcccagctcccagcccagtTCCCAGCCTGCCCTGGGCCTCCTCCGCTTCCCAACCTCGGAGCCCGATGGCACCGGCCCCATCATCTACGCCTCCATCGCCCGGGGCCAGCAGCCCCTCTTCGGGCTGGGGCAGCCTGGCCCCAGCGAGCCCTGGGCCGCGGGGAAGCCGGCCGCCGAGCACCTCTATGAGAACATCTTTGCGGCGCAGCTGGGGcgcacagaggaggaggaggaggagcacgAGGAAGGGCAGTGGGAGCTGGGGTGCCGGCAGGCCCCCGAGGGCCACAGCGGCGAGGCAGGCCCCATCTACGACAAccgggaggcggtggcggcggcgtggggcggcccgcagccccccggccccccggagcaGCGCTGGGGTCCGGCGGGGCGCTGTGCCCACGAGgagcccccggggcgccccgggcccaAGCCGCAGGGCAACCTCAAGGCCAAGCTCGTCCGGCTGCTGAGCAGGGAGGCTCctgccgccgggcagcgggaCTGGCTGTga
- the DDX41 gene encoding probable ATP-dependent RNA helicase DDX41 — MEAAADRKRQREEASETSGLSGEEEDDDYVPYVPVKQRKQQMLQKLLQMRRKVVSEEEQRDSGSEQRGDEDDIPLGPQSNISLLDQHQHLKEKAEARKESAKEKQLKEEEKILESVAQGRALMSVKEMAKGITYDDPIKTSWRAPRYILGMSEARHDRVRKKYHILVEGEGIPPPIKSFKEMKFPAAILRGLKKKGIQQPTPIQIQGIPTILSGRDMIGIAFTGSGKTLVFTLPVIMFCLEQEKRLPFSKREGPYGLIICPSRELARQTHGIIEYYCRLLQEDGLPPLRCALCIGGMSVKEQMETIKHGVHMMVATPGRLMDLLQKKMVSLDICRYLALDEADRMIDMGFEGDIRTIFSYFKGQRQTLLFSATMPKKIQNFAKSALVKPITINVGRAGAASLDVVQEVEYVKEEAKMVYLLECLQKTPPPVLIFAEKKADVDAIHEYLLLKGVEAVAIHGGKDQEERTKAIEAFRDGKKDVLVATDVASKGLDFPAIQHVINYDMPEEIENYVHRIGRTGRSGNTGIATTFINKACDESVLMDLKALLLEAKQKVPPVLQVLHCGDETMLDIGDERGCAFCGGLGHRITDCPKLEAMQTKQVSNIGRKDYLAHSSMDF; from the exons ATGGAGGCCGCGGCCGACAGGAAG AGGCAGCGGGAGGAGGCGTCGGAGACGTCGGGCCTgtccggggaggaggaggacgacgactATGTGCCCTACGTGCCCGTCAAGCAGCGCAAGCAGCAGATG ctgcagaagctgctgcagaTGCGGCGGAAGGTGGTGTCAGAGGAGGAGCAGCGGGACAGCGGGAGCGAGCAGCGGGGCGACGAGGATGACATCCCCCTGGGGCCCCAGTCTAACATCAGCCTCTTGGATCAGCACCAGCACCTCAAAGAGAAGGCGGAAG CTCGGAAGGAGTCAGCCAAGGAGAAGCagctgaaggaggaagagaagatccTGGAGAGTGTGGCACAGGGACGAG CTTTGATGTCAGTGAAGGAGATGGCAAAGGGCATCACGTATGATGATCCCATTAAAACCAG CTGGAGAGCACCTCGTTACATCCTGGGCATGTCAGAAGCACGACATGATCGCGTGCGCAAGAAGTACCACATCCTTGTGGAGGGAGAGGGCATCCCCCCTCCCATCAAGAGCTTCAAGGAGATGAAGTTTCCAGCAG CTATCCTCAGGGgcctgaagaaaaaaggaatccAGCAGCCAACACCCATACAGATCCAAGGCATCCCCACCAT CCTCTCAGGAAGGGATATGATTGGCATTGCGTTCACTGGCTCTGGGAAGACCTTGGTGTTCACCCTTCCCGTTATCATGTTCTGCCTGGAACAGGAGAAGAGACTGCCATTTTCCAAACGAGAGGGCCCCTATGGACTCATCATCTGTCCCTCT CGAGAGCTGGCCCGGCAGACCCACGGCATCATAGAATATTACTGCCGCCTGCTGCAGGAGGACGGGCTGCCCCCGCTGCGCTGTGCCCTCTGCATTGGGGGCATGTCTGTCAAGGAGCAGATGGAGACGATCAAACA TGGTGTACATATGATGGTGGCAACCCCTGGCCGCCTCATGGACTTGCTGCAGAAGAAGATGGTGAGCTTGGACATCTGCCGGTACTTGGCCTTGGATGAGGCTGACAGGATGATCGATATGGGCTTTGAGGGAGACATCCGTACCATCTTCTCCTATTTCAAG GGCCAGCGGCAGACCCTTCTCTTCAGTGCCACAATGCCCAAGAAGATCCAGAACTTTGCCAAGAGCGCCTTAGTGAAGCCCATCACTATCAACGTTGGGCGAGCAGGTGCTGCCAGCCTGGATGTTGTGCAG GAAGTGGAGTATGTGAAGGAGGAGGCGAAGATGGTGTACCTGCTCGAGTGCCTGCAGAAGACCCCACCACCT GTGCTGATCTTTGCGGAGAAGAAGGCAGATGTTGATGCAATCCATGAGTACCTGCTGCTCAAGGGTGTGGAAGCTGTGGCCATCCATGGAGGGAAAG ATCAGGAGGAGCGGACAAAAGCCATCGAGGCCTTCCGGGATGGGAAGAAGGATGTCCTGGTTGCCACTGACGTAGCTTCCAAAGGCCTGGACTTCCCAGCTATCCAGCATGTCATCAACTATGACATGCCAGAGGAGATTGAGAACTACG ttcaCCGTATTGGGCGTACAGGCCGCTCAGGCAACACTGGCATTGCTACCACCTTCATCAACAAGGCCTGTG ATGAGTCAGTGCTCATGGACCTGAAGGCTCTGCTCTTGGAGGCGAAGCAGAAGGTGCCTCCTGTGCTCCAGGTGTTGCACTGTGGGGATGAGACCATGCTGGACATCGGAG ATGAACGGGGCTGTGCCTTCTGCGGTGGCCTGGGCCATCGCATCACTGACTGCCCCAAGCTGGAGGCGATGCAGACGAAGCAAGTCAGCAACATCGGCCGCAAAGACTACCTGGCTCACAGCTCCATGGACTTCTAG